GGTGTCCGACTCCTTCGTAATGACTGCAGCACATTGCCTGACATGGTAAGACCTCCCGTTGAGCTGGGTTATTATTACCAACAGTGTAAACACAAGTGTATGAATGTCAAAAGGTGAAAAAAGTTACTTTATGCTGTGGCAATGAAAGATTTGGACACACGGATGAACTACATAAAAGGTGAAATTAACACCCAGCTGTTTCTTTTGCAAAGGGGACAGAACTTGACAGTTCTGCTCGGTGCCCATGACatcaaaagtcaaaagtcaaacaGGGCTGAAGTGAAGTTTTACCACATCCACCCTGGGTATCATGGACTGGAGAATGACATCATGCTGTTGCAGGTATGGAGAATACAAGTCAGTCTGAGTCAGTGAAGCCCACCATAAGCACACACCAGGTCATATGGTTCATTATGATGTGTGACCTGCAGAGTAGGCAGAACTGGCCTCATCTTGAGTGTTGCGGAGGGCTTATGTTGGCCAGGGTGTCTATGATTCACTTTCTCCCATAGAGTAGCGCTATTTGTCACTGAGATATGCAGATCACAGGTAATGTGACAGAGTATGTATGGTGCATTGCAAGGGCGCCATTAcatttgctcccctaaaatggggggactcaaTATgaaaatcataatcataatcattgtttcattcatgtatcatgttgcatgttttatttcaaatccaatgtgctggaggacagagccaaaaTTAAAATTGTGCATCGTATGCACTGTAGGTGAGATTTGAGATAACATTAGCACATCTTGGGCCCAATAGTGCACAAGACAACGGAAAACAGTCCAAGTTTTTAGGCAAAAACTCATCTGCTTTTGGCTTGATCTGGATTAATGTGAGCAGCTCCATTTGCTTTAGAACTGTGAGCAGGGCTCTCATGACTGATCTCTCTGTGTCTGGAGCAGCTCAAGACTGCAGTTAAGAAGACCAAAGTAGTGCAGTGGATCCCCCTCCCTAAGAAAGATAAGGACGTCAAGCCCAAAACAGTCTGCAGCGTGGCAGGATGGGGGGCCAATAAAACCGAAGGGTATGAAAGCCCACGCCTTCTGGAAGTCGATGTCATTGTCACAGACCGAAAGATGTGCAGAAGAGAATGGGGGAAGACACCAATCACACCCAGGATGATGTGTGCAGGGGGAAGCGTTGGCAACAGAGGCTTCTGTCAGGTATGTGGAAAAAACTGTCTGTTTTTCATTCAATACAGAAGCAATTATTTTTTGATATATGCATCAGcaacaaattgtttttttaattgcaggGGGATTCTGGAGGTCCTCTGGTGTGTAAGGGCACAGCGGAGGGAATTGTGTCCTTCAATGAGGCCAGAAACTGCAATGAACCTAAAATACCAAATGTTTACACTCAAATATCAAAATACCTGTCCTGGGTCAAATGTATCATAAGCAGTGTAAAGTGAAACACAGTTAAAATGCGAACCCATTGTTTAAATACTGCAACTAAAGCGCATCATGAACAATATATGATCCATGCATTTGATTTTGTCTCGATGTATGTTTGGGGGAGATGGAagtggtggtgggagggggggagactgAGGAGAGTGATTTCTATACATTATTTTTCATGGTATCAGAAAACCTCATTGCTAGAACGAAGAGCAGAATTCTAATTGTGTAAACCAGCACCTCCTTCCGAGAAGGCCTTCTGCATCAGACCACATTAAAACGAATCTGCCTGCAGTGGAAAAAAACGTGGTGTGCCGCTGGTTTGGTGACTGCTAGATGCACTCAAGTCAcaccacagctgatgacagatgGGGGTCTGCAGATAGAAATAATGATTAACACTTAccgctgcagagagagagagagagagagagagagagagagagagagagcgagagagagcagggcctGCTGTGGATGACACAGCTAAAGAAACAGCGTCTGCAAAGACCACCAGATATTACTCAGTGCCTTCAACAAGCTGTATCACAGACCAGAATCTCTGACCATTCGGCTGAGAGAACTAATTTGCATCCCTACAATTCACTTGACATGTTGTGGTCCCGAGTATTGACCAAGGGCAACAGTCAACGTGGGGGAGTATAAACATGCTCTAGTTGTAAGATCGATTCTTTCTGTAAGATCTCAGAAAGGAACAAGCACATCCGTGTGGCCTTGAAAGTCAAACTGTAGTGAGTATACAAGTGCAGAGATACAAGTGAGTGAAATGCACCCTCCATAAGCACTCTCTGTATGGTCCATTATAACATGCTGACTCACATGCTGATCTCACGGGAATATAACTCTTATACAACACACCATAGAATCAATATTAGTAAATCATTGCATTTGTGTACCAGGTTTACTGTGATGCAAGTACAGAATTACCATTTTACACTCTTGTTGCTGAACACCAATGGGAGCCGAAACTCACCACTTGCATTGTCCATAGCCATCAGTGTGATCTTTGCTGGATTGAAAATTAGTCGCCTGCTGTTTGCTTCCATTCAACAGTGAATCTTGCCATTCCTTGTACAATACTCTTTAATGTCATTTCAAGTTTTCATTAAATTTGTATTGTGCAATAATGTTCAATACAAGTGTTAGACAATACAAGACATAGACAATAGAGTCATAAAATAATCAGATATattcaaaacagaacagagccacacaaactaaaataaacaaacctTGATTTCCAATTCATGAGGATAGTTTTCTCAGTCATTTCAAGTcaagtcacatttatttataaagcacatttaaaatgactaaactaaagtgctgtacaatttctaaTTATATGTTACCAATTGTtttgattattgtacttatttttaataaaaagtaaaatagaaAAGCAGTTAATTTTTaacaaataatatgaaaaaacatTATCCATGTTTAAGGACACTTTCGATCCAACTCCTGTAGCTGGGAATGTTCATATAAACATCTGGGGTCCTGGAATCTCCACAACGCTGTCCTGAGAAGGAAACGGTGCCAGCTGCCTTCCCATCACACACCAGTGGACCTCCTGAATCCCCCTGAAATGTGCAGTATGGTGAGGTTAGGAgtactgaaacacaaacatactgtacatactgtacacacacacacacacacactttatgttatgccggggggaacagaggaaccaaaagcagactggAGTGAAGAAAAAATGGCGGATTTAATAGCAACAgctggggcagacagagcggagtaaaaaaaaaaacaagccaaggtcaaaatccagggggtccaatccaaaaaggcagaggtacaaatatccaaaaagcaaagaagagtccagggaagcaggcaggggtcaaaaccagaaaaccagataaacaagggcaagggcaagggcaaggactcaggggcaggggcaagggcaagggcaagggcaagggcaagggcaagggcaagggcaagggcaagggcaagggcacaaggaggctagaactgggggaaggaatcaagggctcaggacaagaaaacaggacaagacgaactagcagcgtgcaactgaaaaggacaggtataaatacacaggggaatgagacaaactaggcggggcatgggagttagggcagtctaacaaataaacatcaggtgagacacatgaaagggtaataggacaataacaagggggaaacgaaaacgcggactggattcacaaagacacacatgtaatacaaacggctccggactaga
The sequence above is a segment of the Conger conger chromosome 4, fConCon1.1, whole genome shotgun sequence genome. Coding sequences within it:
- the LOC133127530 gene encoding mast cell protease 1A-like; the encoded protein is MAAVPLFLLTTLLPLLVLTAQQDSSIVNGREAKPHSRPYMVSVQQNKRHTCGGFLVSDSFVMTAAHCLTWGQNLTVLLGAHDIKSQKSNRAEVKFYHIHPGYHGLENDIMLLQLKTAVKKTKVVQWIPLPKKDKDVKPKTVCSVAGWGANKTEGYESPRLLEVDVIVTDRKMCRREWGKTPITPRMMCAGGSVGNRGFCQGDSGGPLVCKGTAEGIVSFNEARNCNEPKIPNVYTQISKYLSWVKCIISSVK